From Vanessa tameamea isolate UH-Manoa-2023 chromosome 26, ilVanTame1 primary haplotype, whole genome shotgun sequence, one genomic window encodes:
- the Sec24cd gene encoding protein transport protein Sec24D isoform X3, whose translation MMNPQYLPPGQNNNAPNNPLGFPPTSQDYNGVQNANIYSQMPPNGPQMDMSQKIQNLNINGPQGQSNIPTSQLPPGQFPPSNFPPTSNFSGQLPPGMKPLGQPSRPPVSSAPQQFPPSMNQTVPHSSAPGQVPQPQNYGQPPMQQVPPNSQPQGPQSSQLGPPPSMARGGQPQMSGPPQAGFQGPPPSSQPGSQPQQMRGAPQPGMQQPNLSGPGFPPNCGPQTGTGGPPQQGQMSGLPPQPMPGQGTPTSQPSFSQSGLTSSHTGLPPQPNMTQSKLPQPGPPGSQGGMPQQPGDILSQSGPPGISQQPIVSQPVLSSQPGMHSQPRIPQHPGMQPQSGIQPQPGMQPHPGMQPQPGMQQQPGMPPQPGMGSQFGMPPQPGMPSQPGMPSQPGMAPQPGKPPQPGMPPQPGMPPQPGMPQQPGMPSHLGMPPQPGMQTQPGMPLQPGLPQQPGMPPQPGMPPQLGMPPQPGLPPQPGMQPQPGMPPQPGMPPQPSSQYNQYQTMPGLPHMPPPLSQQRQFPAAPGTQPGYNAQYSGMPPIPPQQQQMGAQGYPPFPGQQPSYNPQYQQPPQKRLDPDQMPSPIQVMADDQQNRGGVFVTNEKGLVPPLVTTDFVVDDKGNASPRYIRSSMYSVPVTADLLKQTSMPFCLVISPMAETVGTEQEPPVLDFAALTGSPNMGPVRCSRCKAYMCPNMKFIDAGRHFKCAFCKATTEVPMEYTQYINSMQQYGRVPAEMALGAYEIVATKEYCRNNTLPNPPAVVFVIDVSYNAIKNGLVQTICDNVLDIIEAMPKDEQTGKSWTRVGFITYSTTVHFYNIKGTLAQPQMLSVGDVGDMFVPLLEGFLERPEDSGPVLQALLQQLPVMFENNKETETILLPAVQAGLEALKAADTSGQLLVFHTSLPTFNAPGKLINREDRKLLGTDKEKQILSPQTTAYNELGQACSAAGVCVQLYVCNNSYVDAATLGQLPRLTGGQLHKYTYFTADTDGARLAWDVRRAVTRACAHDAVMRVRTSTGVRATDFFGHFFMSNTTDVELAAIDSDKAVGVEVKHDDKLTGEEGVFVQAALLYTHRSGQRRLRVLNLALALAQQLADVYRSADLDTCVNFLTKQAVWALREAGPRAVREGLTARCARSLAAYRRHCASPSSAGQLVLPESMKLLPLYTSCVLRSDAVAGGPDITCDDRSCAMYRALTADVSQSLAYTYPRLLPLHALPAAPAQPLRASIDKMTAQGVYLLENGVHMLIWVGSQAPADFVRDVFGASSPQHVEAHVCELPELDTPAGRAVRELVAAARRQRRSAMRLSLVRGGQAETEFRRLLVEDRGVDGSDSYVEFLMATHKTVQKLL comes from the exons ATGATGAATCCACAGTATCTGCCACCAGGGCAGAATAATAATGCACCAAATAATCCACTTGGCTTCCCACCAACATCTCAAGACTATAATGGTGTCCAAAATGCTAACATTTATAGCCAAATGCCACCCAATGGACCTCAGATGGATATGTCTCAAAAGATACAGAACCTAAACATTAATGGACCACAAGGCCAATCCAATATCCCCACATCTCAATTACCACCTGGTCAATTTCCTCCTTCAAACTTCCCACCAACATCCAACTTCAGTGGTCAATTGCCACCTGGTATGAAGCCCTTAGGTCAGCCAAGTAGACCTCCAGTAAGCAGTGCTCCACAGCAATTTCCACCATCAATGAACCAAACTGTGCCTCATTCCTCTGCACCAGGACAAGTACCCCAGCCGCAAAATTATGGTCAGCCTCCAATGCAGCAGGTTCCACCTAACTCTCAACCCCAAGGACCACAGAGTTCTCAGCTTGGCCCCCCACCTTCCATGGCAAGGGGTGGACAACCACAAATGTCTGGACCTCCCCAAGCAGGCTTCCAAGGTCCGCCACCTTCTAGCCAACCTGGTTCGCAACCTCAACAAATGCGAGGTGCACCTCAACCTGGAATGCAACAACCTAATTTATCTGGACCTGGCTTTCCACCAAATTGCGGGCCACAAACTGGAACTGGTGGTCCACCACAGCAAGGACAAATGTCAGGCTTACCTCCACAACCAATGCCTGGACAGGGAACTCCAACGAGTCAACCTAGCTTTTCACAGTCTGGTTTAACATCTAGTCATACTGGATTGCCTCCTCAACCTAACATGACTCAATCAAAATTACCTCAGCCAGGTCCACCTGGTTCGCAAGGTGGCATGCCACAACAACCAGGTGACATACTAAGTCAATCTGGACCACCCGGTATTTCACAACAACCAATTGTAAGTCAACCCGTTCTATCATCACAACCCGGTATGCACTCTCAACCTAGAATACCACAACATCCTGGAATGCAACCACAATCTGGAATTCAACCACAACCTGGAATGCAACCACATCCTGGAATGCAACCACAGCCTGGAATGCAACAACAACCTGGTATGCCACCCCAACCTGGTATGGGATCGCAATTTGGCATGCCACCTCAACCTGGCATGCCATCACAACCTGGAATGCCCTCTCAGCCTGGAATGGCACCTCAACCGGGAAAGCCACCACAACCTGGTATGCCACCACAACCTGGCATGCCACCGCAACCTGGCATGCCGCAGCAACCTGGTATGCCATCACATCTTGGTATGCCACCTCAACCAGGTATGCAAACACAACCTGGTATGCCATTGCAACCTGGCTTGCCACAGCAACCTGGTATGCCGCCACAGCCAGGTATGCCACCGCAACTTGGTATGCCACCACAGCCTGGCTTGCCACCGCAACCTGGTATGCAACCGCAGCCTGGCATGCCCCCGCAACCGGGAATGCCTCCACAACCATCTTCACAATATAATCAGTACCAAACGATGCCCGGCTTACCACATATGCCGCCACCACTAAGTCAGCAGAGACAGTTCCCGGCAGCCCCTGGAACTCAGCCTGGATATAATGCTCAATATTCTG GGATGCCACCAATACCACCGCAACAACAGCAAATGGGCGCGCAAGGCTACCCGCCTTTCCCAGGCCAACAACCAAGCTACAACCCGCAATATCAGCAACCGCCGCAGAAGCGCCTGGACCCTGACCAGATGCCTAGCCCA ATCCAAGTTATGGCAGATGATCAGCAAAATCGTGGAGGAGTTTTCGTCACCAATGAGAAGGGGCTCGTCCCGCCCTTGGTCACGACGGACTTTGTTGTTGACGATAAGGGCAATGCCA GTCCAAGATACATAAGGAGTTCAATGTACAGTGTGCCCGTCACCGCTGATCTCTTGAAACAGACATCAATGCCGTTCTGTCTAGTT ATATCACCAATGGCCGAGACAGTAGGTACGGAACAAGAGCCCCCTGTACTCGACTTTGCAGCACTGACCGGTTCTCCCAACATGGGGCCAGTCCGTTGCAGTCGGTGCAAAGCCTACATGTGTCCGAATATGAAGTTTATAGATGCTGGTAGACATTTCAAATGTGCTTTCTGTAAAGCCACAACAGAAG TGCCCATGGAGTACACGCAGTACATCAACAGCATGCAGCAGTACGGCCGCGTGCCGGCCGAGATGGCGCTCGGGGCCTACGAGATCGTCGCCACCAAGGAGTACTGCAGG AATAACACCTTACCAAATCCTCCAGCGGTGGTGTTTGTTATAGATGTCTCATACAACGCTATCAAAAATGGCTTAGTACAGACGATTTGTGATAATGTTTTGGACATTATTGag gCGATGCCCAAGGACGAACAGACAGGCAAGAGTTGGACTCGTGTGGGTTTCATAACATACAGCACAACTGtgcacttttataatattaag GGCACACTGGCTCAGCCACAAATGCTGTCAGTGGGTGACGTAGGGGACATGTTCGTACCCCTTCTAGAAGGATTCCTCGAGAGGCCAGAAGACAGCGGTCCAGTCCTGCAAGCTCTTCTGCAACAGTTGCCAGTCATGTTCGAAAACAATAAAGAAACCGAGACGATACTACTACCAGCCGTGCAG GCAGGTTTAGAGGCTCTCAAAGCAGCTGACACATCCGGTCAACTTCTAGTGTTCCACACAAGTCTTCCAACTTTCAATGCTCCGGGGAAACTCATCAATAGAGAAGATAGGAAACTGCTCGGTACAGATAAGGAGAAACAGATATTAT CGCCGCAGACGACGGCGTACAACGAGCTGGGCCAGGCGTGCTCCGCGGCCGGCGTGTGCGTGCAGCTCTACGTGTGCAACAACTCGTACGTGGACGCCGCCACGCTGGGGCAGCTGCCCAGGCTCACCGGGGGGCAGCTGCACAAGTACACGTACTTCACG GCCGACACGGACGGCGCGCGGCTGGCGTGGGACGTGCGGCGCGCCGTGACGCGCGCGTGCGCGCACGACGCCGTCATGCGCGTGCGCACGTCCACCGGCGTGCGCGCCACCGACTTCTTCGGGCACTTCTTCATGTCCAACACCACGGACGTCGAGCTCGCTGCGATCG ACTCCGACAAGGCGGTGGGCGTGGAGGTAAAGCACGACGACAAGCTGACGGGCGAGGAGGGCGTGTTCGTGCAGGCCGCGCTGCTCTACACGCACCGCAGCGGCCAGCGCCGCCTGCGCGTGCTCAACCTGGCGCTGGCGCTGGCGCAGCAGCTCGCCGACGTGTACCGCTCCGCCGACCTGGACACGTGCGTCAACTTCCTCACCAAGCAGG CCGTGTGGGCGCTGCGCGAGGCGGGCCCGCGCGCCGTGCGCGAGGGGCTGACGGCCCGCTGCGCCCGCTCGCTGGCCGCCTACCGCCGCCACTGCGCCTCGCCCTCCTCCGCCGGCCAGCTCGTGCTGCCCGAGTCCATGAAGCTGCTGCCGCTCTACACCAGCTGCGTGCTGCGCTCCGACGCCGTGGCGGGAG GGCCCGACATCACGTGCGACGACCGCTCGTGCGCCATGTACCGCGCGCTGACGGCCGACGTGTCGCAGTCGCTGGCCTACACGTACCCGCGCCTGCTGCCGCTGCACGCGCTGCCCGCCGCGCCGGCGCAGCCGCTGCGCGCCTCCATCGACAAGATGACGGCCCAGGGCGTCTACCTGCTCG AGAACGGAGTGCATATGCTCATCTGGGTCGGGTCGCAGGCGCCCGCGGACTTCGTCCGGGACGTGTTCGGCGCCAGCTCCCCGCAGCACGTGGAGGCGCACGTGTGCGAGCTGCCCGAGCTGGACACGCCGGCCGGCCGCGCCGTGCGCGAGCTCGTGGCCGCCGCGCGCCGCCAGCGCCGCAGCGCCATGCGG CTGTCGCTCGTGCGCGGCGGGCAGGCGGAGACGGAGTTCCGCCGGCTGCTGGTCGAGGACCGCGGGGTCGATGGCTCGGACTCCTACGTCGAATTTCTGATGGCCACGCACAAGACTGTGCAGAAGTTGCTGTAG